GTTGTTTgccatacaacaaaaaaattcaaattctctAGACTTGGGAAGCTTTTTCTACCAAGTTATGATATTCCATGTAGAAAcctttcaattttaaaactttttttattgtttataattaaaattgtactttCCTAAAATTGTTCAAGACGTCATTTATTGTTtgattaaaatagtttaaacttaaatagtTACTAAAAAAACTGCCAAACATAACATAatgcacaacaacaaaatttattttaaaccttataaaaactaaactcGACTTTGTTagcataataatttaataaaataaaatagaatgtCTGCAAAATAAATGAGTGGTGGAAGTATTTTGATATGATGAGCAACGAATTAAATgttatgaaataaattttattagtaaAATTGCTTGAGAAAGAAATACTTACACCATaagtcttttaaaataaatcaatcaaaagcGGAGGCTTAACTAAGTTGACAAAAAATACTTCTTGTAAAAGCCTTTTAAACCATTTATACTTGATAAAATGACACTTACTTTCGCAAGAACTGTGGACAGTATATGATGAAAAAGTTGCCACACGTGCGCTGAAGTTTAATGTAAACACAcctgctaaaaaaaaagtgtcatCAGAAATTCACCGAAACTTTTCATAAGTTTGAAGAGCTCTGGGGCAGATCGTGTTCGGGAAAAGGTTTTCCCCGGGGTTGggtaaaatgtaaatatcGGTTGTAATGGCCGTCGCCCCAGGAGGTGGAAAAATCAACTGACCAGTAACTTTAGAGCAAACTTTGATGGCATCTTGCGAAAGTTGAAAGTGACTTAAGTGAAATTTCCACCTCAGGCGGCTCAGCAAGCCTCGtcccatttatttatttttttttttttttttgattttcgaGGGGTCACGCCATGAACATGAGTAagaattaaattgattttcctCGGACATTGTTCGGACCTGGGCCAAAGTTCTGTTCGCTTTTCTTTCTGCCTCTTCATGGTCTTTTGACAACCCTATggatttcggtttttttttcgcccaAATCATTCAGGAAACTTTTACTGCGTACTCCTTCAACTTGTCTGTGTCGCATATTAAATTGGTGCGCAAATAGTTGAAGACCGAGACCCTGGACTAGCCAGTATTTTATTGACTTACTTTATACCGGCTCTTCACTTCGAGTTTCTCGCATCTGGCCGAATTTTTAGCCCGGAAAAATATTAACTAGAAAGCATCTTCTCCAACCTCCAATCAACTTAATCCGCCGTCCCATTCCACTTCCACTTGACTTAAGCGACAATTtcgtttcaattaaattataattatatcttCAGTTGGGCCCCCATCAAGTTTCAGTCGGgcaaaaagtacaattttcattttcacctTTGCGAAAGACGACGGCGGGCGTTGATAATTCCCCAAAATTGTTTGACACTTCAAAGTCATTATGAAGATAGCAATCACCAACCCCGTTTCCCGTTCCGCTCAACATTTCTCCAAGGGTCCTGGCATTTCCTCACGGCCCTGGTGCTCGCAATCCTTCAGGACCCCCCACTTCCACACTTTCAACTTTCAACTCAATCCCAAGATGGGACAAGCCACGTCTGTCTACATACCTACATACCCGCAGCGCTTTTTGATGTAATTTTGGCATAAGccaaaaaatgtttccttTCTCGAGATGTCTTCTTTGTCTCCACTCCCCAGCGAGCGGTTTCCGAATGCGACACGCTCTGACAAACTCATCCGGGCAAAATGAAGAAAATggctgaaaattaaatttggaattaaaattttagcgTTGCGCACATAACTTTATGCCTTCGGGTTTCGGTTCTATACAAAAGGGTTGAGTCCTGGAAAAAAGAGAAAGCATGATAATAGCCCTGCAGTGAAAGATTTCAaagataacattttaatactttttataaaatttaaaagtggaAATACAcgatttataaaatacaagaaTGCCATGAGACTAAATTTGtctgattttattatataacaaCTTACAGTAAATTCTTACAAATTCTTTCAATTGTATCGTTCCAcagaatacaaatatatatatatatatatatatatatatatatatatatatatatatatatttgtatgacTTTTAATTAACAAGCTACAATTTATAGCATCTGTCTCGAAAATGGTAAGTTTGTAACGAGTTAAATGATAGTCAATAGCTTAAGCTGCCATATATTTAGTATTACTGTGAGCAAGATAATTTAAGGCATATTTTTACTTTGAGTTTATCTTATTTATTACTGCTCAAGAGCACTGATCAGCGAGAACTAATGACGTCAGAAGACTTATAGCTCAATCACATATTTACTTCGGCGTCAAGCCTGAGTCtccagtgttttttttaatccaaTCCACGTATGGAGAAATGCGCGTGAATACGAACAAAGCGGTATCGCGCTTGAAACCTGTTTTCATTCCAAAGGTAGGGAGTCCGACCAGGAAAAAGTAATACGGCTCACCGTCCGACACTTCGATGCCCATCAGTGGTGATCCGAAAAAATCAAGCATTTGCCCAGCTGCCGTGCCGCAAAGGTGATTCTTGGTGAGATGCAACTGGTCTTGCAGGGAGCCACAGTACTTGAGACCTATCGTGTGCACCTCCACCTTCGTGCGAAACTCATCGTCCTTGTGCACATTTGTTTGATTCCTGGTCCGCCGCTTGAAACCCACCATTGGCAGCTTCTGAGCTATGTGActgtcctcgtcctcgtcctccaAGTGTGGTGGAAGGCAAAGGGGTCCGACGTAGTCGCTGTAGATCACCTCACGCACCAGCTTGGCCAGTGCGACGTCGTGGTCGATGGAGCTGGGATTCTTCCGTCCCATGTACTTTGGGTGCACTATCAGCTCTTCAATGTCGTACGCTTCCGGGGCAACAGCACACACTCTGCCGCTCTTCTCCAGGCGACAATCGGCCTCAACGATGTCCCCGTTGGCGCGCCAGTCCCCGAAAAGGATAAAAGTGGCCTCTACGCTGGCCTGGTTCAGCACACAGTGGGCGGGAAGAACCGCAAAGTGGGGCTGGATCAGCACCGCCAGGCAGTAGAAATCGGTGGTGAAATTACTTGACTCTCCGTAGCCCACGCGACCAATCCACGCATATTCATCCGGTTCTGTGATTTCCTTTCGATTAAACAGCTGACTGTCCTTTAACCATCCACACGACTCTCCCTGAATTtctaaaaacgaaaataaagcTCGGCTTAGATTTTAAGTAAATTGGAAAGTTTACACACCTAGAACCAGTTGGGAATTATTAGCTTCGCATGTGAggtaagatttaaaaaaaaagtgagcaACTTTGTtggataaaatatattaaatccATTTACTTTTCCCATTGGAATTCAAGCAACACTTTGATTATCACATTgagttttaatatatttatttattcaatccACTTCACAACCTGGTTTATAGTTTCATGTTTATTTTCCTTTGGAAGCtggtaaatattatttaaaaaaaaagcctgaatttatttgtgattttagttatacaaaaattttgcaaatatcAAAGATTTCACCCCATGCTTGTAACTTACGCAACAATATAGTAGTAAAAACTACAAACAAATAGAGCACTGGAATTACTCCAAACATCTTGCTGTGATCTTTAATGGTAACTGACGCTCTATCGAAGCATCAGCTTAGTTCAAGTTGTTGCATTGAAAAGCTGCAGCTTGAGTCGGGTTTTTGCACTCTAGTGTTGCGTTTTGCAATTTGTTACGACTTAAGAGTACCGGTTTTAAACTATTCTCTATCTCATTTAGAACATATTTCTCTTTGAATTTCTGTTccgttttaatttaatgcaattttgcCCACTTTAACTAAGAAACGTCAAAAGTACCacaaatatttacttatttaattttttgaaaaagttatTACTTCTTTTGAAGCTGCAAAGTTGCAGAACTATTTATGGAAGGCAAAACAGAACATTATGATGCCCGGTTGAACTGTTCAAATTAAAGCACAATAAATACATCTAAATGTGAGGCCATAATAAGTTTGACAAGTTAATAATCAAGATTCTTTAGAAATGGTAGTAACATTACTTCATAAAAGATATAATCAATACCACAATTTACTAtattattcatatatatatatatattataaattcatatatatatttttttaactgaattgtatttaaatttgcttGCATTTGGCGGTTTAATGTTACCAGATCGTATCCACCTGTCGTCTTTTTCTGTGAATGGCAGATTATTGTCAACTGGTTGGCTCTTTGTGCTTTCTATATCAATACATATTCAAAAGTAGAGATTCTCCCAAACTGTTAATTTTTCTCTTTTCgcatttatttgaatatttgtattttagatTAGTACCAATCTGTGCGTATTGTTATCTCGTTAATATTGTGAAGTATAAAGTGTAAGAGCAAGTAAACAAGATAATACAAATCTTGTGGGGCTGGATCAGCACCGACAGGCAGTAGAAATCGGTGGTGAAATTACTCGACTCTCCTGTTCTGTGTTCTGTGATAcatgataaaattaaaaatgtgcattcataatttatgtttaaaacttgTCTTTGTTTACTAAAATTTTCAAACGTTATTGTTATTGTGTATGTGATAGGTCgaataatatacatataatataagtacaaatttattaaatattgtttgccaaatatatatagtatgtacatatatatttaaatcagttttattttcatttgtattttttttttaaattggtgGAAACGTTGAAcataatgaaaacaaacagTTTAACATACTTAAATATCGCCTGTTCGTCTTTTTACCAaacataaaagtttttaatctttgaattataaaatatagtatACACCTATAAATAGATTGGAAGCGACAAAGAGtcataacttttttgttttattattttttttttttctggtgtgAGGTGATTCACTGCGATAATATTGcaagacattttttaataatataaatgatCATTTCAGATTTGTCTGGAATTAGATCAAATGGGTTGTCGCCGATTTTCCGGGGGAGGACACCGCTCACGCGGAGGTCCGCCTCATCACCATCGACCGCATCCTGGCGGCCACCGCGGTAGACACGGTTGGCATGGACATGGACCTCCTGGTGGACACCATGGCGGTGGTCACTATTGGGACGGATGtgctcctcctccaccgccgCCCCCTTGTCCACCTGCTGGCGGACTACCATGTGGAGGGCACTATCATCCTCCGCCACCTCCGCCACCTCCGCCCCCTTCTCACAATCAGCCACCAGCTTTTGGATACCAAGGAGGTGGTTGCCACTATTGCGGATGCCCCAGTGGCGGTCCACCACAGAGTTCACATCCCGGGATCCAAGCACCACTTAGCGAAACCCCAAATGGCGATCCACATGGTAACAATGAATCCAGTAACACAAACAGCAGTCAAATTCAAAATCCTGGTGAAGAAATCCCAAACAGTCAAATACCTGGCAGAAATAAATACGAAATCATTGATCTTAGGAATCCGTGACTGCTTAAGAGAATTCGCTTATAAATTACATATccacactttttaaaatgttccttgaagtaatttaaaaggattttaattctacatttttaattaatttttacaaagaATGTTGTCAAAtgttcaaacaaataaaaggaccattatttttgaatgcattttattGTGATTATTCCGCAGCAGgaagttatataaatataaaataaattttaggaCAGCCccatattaagaaaaaaatcatgACACATGACAATCATAACATCATACTCTCTTatcgttttatttaaaaaatataacacattaaaaacttaagaTGACTTATTGagataaaaatagttaaacaaAATCCGTAAACCCTAGCTGATGTCCCAAAAAAACTGGGATATTTAGTTCTCCGTTCTAACCATATGTtgacaatatttatttgtgtaaGTCCCTTATTCAGGTAGAGATGTGAACAACATGGTATCCTACTTAAAACCGGCATTCAGGTACAGGTCTTTCCGTCTACCTACATTTTCGGCTTGTGGTATAAATATCACAGATTTTTTGAAACGACTTCAGTACTAAATCATCTGGCAAAATGAAATTACTGGTGCGTTCCCTGGctgtgaaaaaattattttaaatactcaCTATTCAAATTCTTGCCTTGTAGATTGCTGTGTTTGCGCTGGTGGTCACTGTTGTGGCTCA
This genomic stretch from Drosophila gunungcola strain Sukarami unplaced genomic scaffold, Dgunungcola_SK_2 000001F, whole genome shotgun sequence harbors:
- the LOC128262561 gene encoding phenoloxidase-activating factor 1-like, producing MFGVIPVLYLFVVFTTILLQIQGESCGWLKDSQLFNRKEITEPDEYAWIGRVGYGESSNFTTDFYCLAVLIQPHFAVLPAHCVLNQASVEATFILFGDWRANGDIVEADCRLEKSGRVCAVAPEAYDIEELIVHPKYMGRKNPSSIDHDVALAKLVREVIYSDYVGPLCLPPHLEDEDEDSHIAQKLPMVGFKRRTRNQTNVHKDDEFRTKVEVHTIGLKYCGSLQDQLHLTKNHLCGTAAGQMLDFFGSPLMGIEVSDGEPYYFFLVGLPTFGMKTGFKRDTALFVFTRISPYVDWIKKNTGDSGLTPK
- the LOC128262564 gene encoding basic salivary proline-rich protein 4 — protein: MGCRRFSGGGHRSRGGPPHHHRPHPGGHRGRHGWHGHGPPGGHHGGGHYWDGCAPPPPPPPCPPAGGLPCGGHYHPPPPPPPPPPSHNQPPAFGYQGGGCHYCGCPSGGPPQSSHPGIQAPLSETPNGDPHGNNESSNTNSSQIQNPGEEIPNSQIPGRNKYEIIDLRNP